The following coding sequences are from one Methanohalophilus halophilus window:
- a CDS encoding DEAD/DEAH box helicase, whose amino-acid sequence MVKYIQHPLIKPDSVEQRLYQLDLAGKALSSSTLVVLPTGLGKTIVALLVMASRLEATGKKVVMLSPTKPLVEQHAAFFSQMLNLEPEEVMTFTGNLPPAKRENMWERGRVIVSTPQVIENDLLTKRISLRDVAHITFDEAHRAVGNYSYTYIAEEYFNQAKEPLCLAITASPGSSDEKIAEVCESLHIEKVAVKTEDDSDVAPYIHHKQVEWVHLKLPDEMQSLKNLLDKVLEDRIQKMDEVGYRLPYGKKTSKKELLGLQKKMQGQLRSGNPDPSVYSSISLMAEILKAGHAIEVIETQGVGALAKYVDRLEREACTKGASKASKRLMEDLFMRQLSHRLKECGAEHPKFETVCNIVKEELISNPDSRVIVFTNFRDTAEMVTDALSEIEDINPVKFVGQSSKYKDKGLTQKQQVEIIDHFKQGNFNVLVATSVAEEGLDIPATDLVVFYEPIPSEIRSIQRKGRTGRKHAGRVVVLVTKGTRDEGYYWSSANREKKMQGNIKQLQETLSTDEQENPFIKEKQRSLEDFDNSEEPADKNGPEVVADQREIRSTVTRNLQKAGASLSVKTLEVGDYVVSENVAIERKETGDFVNSLIEGKLFEQISNLTRTYEKTILIIEGEGLFNARRINPSSIYGAMLSISMDFETTILHTRDTEETAALILQIAKKQQGKDKKPINPHGKKAAPILSKQQEYIVSAIPQLGPQAARNLLEHFGSVEAVMQACEEELREVKLIGPKTAARIREVVCSEYKG is encoded by the coding sequence ATGGTAAAATACATACAACATCCCCTGATTAAACCCGATTCTGTCGAACAACGTCTCTACCAGCTTGACCTGGCAGGCAAAGCACTATCTTCCTCTACACTGGTAGTCCTTCCCACAGGACTGGGCAAAACAATAGTAGCTCTGCTTGTCATGGCGTCAAGACTGGAGGCTACGGGAAAAAAGGTGGTGATGTTATCACCCACAAAACCACTGGTCGAACAACACGCAGCTTTTTTTAGCCAGATGTTAAACCTGGAACCTGAAGAAGTGATGACATTTACGGGAAATCTTCCTCCTGCAAAGAGAGAAAATATGTGGGAAAGAGGTAGGGTAATAGTATCCACGCCCCAGGTTATCGAGAACGACCTGCTCACAAAAAGGATCAGTCTTCGGGACGTGGCCCACATAACATTCGATGAAGCACACCGTGCTGTTGGAAACTATTCATATACCTACATTGCAGAGGAATACTTCAACCAGGCAAAAGAACCCCTGTGTCTGGCAATTACCGCAAGCCCGGGAAGCTCAGATGAAAAGATAGCAGAGGTCTGCGAAAGTCTGCATATCGAAAAAGTGGCAGTCAAAACAGAAGATGATTCTGATGTTGCCCCTTATATCCACCATAAGCAAGTTGAATGGGTTCACTTAAAATTGCCCGATGAAATGCAAAGTCTCAAGAATTTGCTCGATAAAGTCCTGGAAGACAGGATACAAAAAATGGATGAAGTTGGATACAGACTTCCCTACGGTAAAAAAACCTCAAAAAAGGAACTACTGGGACTTCAGAAAAAAATGCAGGGCCAACTCAGAAGTGGAAACCCTGACCCTTCCGTATACAGTTCCATATCCCTCATGGCAGAAATCCTCAAAGCCGGCCATGCAATCGAAGTCATCGAAACCCAGGGAGTAGGAGCTCTTGCCAAATATGTGGACCGCCTGGAGAGGGAAGCCTGTACAAAGGGAGCAAGTAAAGCTTCTAAAAGACTCATGGAAGACCTGTTCATGAGGCAATTATCCCATCGTCTTAAAGAGTGCGGTGCAGAGCATCCCAAATTTGAGACAGTGTGTAACATTGTAAAAGAAGAATTAATCTCCAATCCAGATTCAAGAGTTATCGTTTTTACCAATTTCAGGGATACAGCAGAAATGGTAACAGATGCACTATCGGAGATTGAAGATATAAATCCAGTGAAATTTGTAGGCCAGAGTTCAAAATACAAAGACAAAGGCCTAACCCAGAAACAACAGGTCGAAATTATCGATCATTTCAAACAGGGAAACTTCAATGTACTTGTTGCAACTTCCGTTGCTGAAGAGGGACTGGATATACCTGCAACAGACCTGGTTGTTTTTTATGAACCAATCCCCTCGGAAATACGCAGTATCCAGAGAAAGGGGAGAACCGGGCGCAAACATGCAGGCAGGGTTGTGGTTCTGGTAACAAAGGGAACCCGGGATGAAGGCTACTACTGGAGCAGTGCAAACCGGGAAAAGAAGATGCAGGGGAATATCAAACAACTCCAAGAAACACTATCCACAGATGAACAAGAAAATCCTTTCATAAAAGAAAAGCAGCGCAGTCTTGAAGATTTCGACAACAGTGAGGAACCTGCAGATAAAAACGGACCGGAAGTCGTGGCGGATCAAAGAGAGATACGCAGTACTGTAACACGCAATCTACAAAAAGCAGGTGCATCCCTTAGTGTAAAAACCCTCGAAGTGGGAGATTACGTTGTCAGTGAGAATGTCGCTATAGAGAGGAAGGAAACCGGGGATTTCGTGAATTCACTTATTGAGGGCAAGCTCTTCGAGCAGATATCAAACCTGACACGCACTTATGAAAAAACCATCCTGATTATCGAAGGAGAAGGACTATTCAACGCCCGGCGTATCAATCCATCTTCCATTTACGGTGCAATGTTATCAATATCAATGGATTTTGAAACAACTATCCTCCATACCAGAGACACAGAGGAAACAGCAGCCCTCATACTCCAGATCGCTAAAAAGCAGCAAGGAAAGGATAAAAAACCTATCAATCCCCACGGGAAAAAAGCTGCTCCAATCCTTTCAAAGCAGCAGGAATATATTGTATCCGCAATACCCCAGCTTGGACCACAGGCAGCACGCAACCTGCTAGAACATTTTGGATCAGTGGAAGCCGTAATGCAGGCTTGCGAAGAAGAACTCAGGGAAGTGAAACTCATTGGCCCTAAAACCGCTGCACGTATAAGAGAAGTAGTTTGTAGCGAATATAAAGGATAA
- a CDS encoding Sjogren's syndrome/scleroderma autoantigen 1 family protein has product MGRNDDDAKVRRISKLLELGGTMLAQHCDTCGSPLFRYQGQVLCPLCNVAEEGEEAQDENVEEIIPSVETEVSTGKKEEFETEPVESKPTVASSQPSTNLQEPVSDALHAEKKEAGSLEQLIESKLVEIAKNIQSESDPRRVEDAFDLIERGMNILERIRHKS; this is encoded by the coding sequence ATGGGAAGAAATGATGACGATGCTAAAGTAAGAAGAATTTCCAAATTGCTTGAGCTTGGTGGCACAATGCTTGCACAACATTGTGATACTTGTGGCTCTCCTTTATTCCGTTATCAGGGCCAGGTTCTATGTCCTCTATGTAACGTTGCAGAAGAGGGGGAAGAGGCCCAGGATGAAAATGTAGAGGAAATTATCCCTTCGGTTGAAACAGAAGTATCCACAGGGAAAAAAGAGGAGTTTGAAACAGAACCTGTTGAAAGCAAACCAACAGTTGCTTCATCGCAACCCAGCACCAACCTTCAGGAACCGGTGTCCGATGCATTGCATGCTGAAAAAAAAGAAGCAGGCTCCCTTGAGCAATTGATTGAATCTAAACTTGTTGAAATAGCAAAAAATATTCAATCAGAATCAGATCCCCGGCGTGTAGAAGATGCTTTTGATCTTATCGAGAGAGGAATGAATATTTTGGAAAGGATAAGACACAAATCCTGA
- a CDS encoding UPF0147 family protein: MLSVNTKDVIEQCTQVLEHIANDNSVPRNIRRSATEVVEKLNDDSEALFLRASSSISILEDISNDPNIPLHTRTLIWNVASQLETIPVDE; encoded by the coding sequence ATGCTGTCTGTTAATACTAAAGATGTTATAGAGCAATGCACACAGGTACTGGAGCACATAGCAAACGATAATTCAGTCCCAAGAAATATCAGGCGCTCCGCAACCGAAGTTGTGGAAAAATTAAACGATGACAGTGAAGCCCTTTTCCTGAGGGCTTCTTCAAGTATATCCATTCTTGAAGACATCAGCAATGACCCAAACATTCCCCTCCATACCCGTACATTAATCTGGAATGTAGCAAGTCAGCTTGAAACAATACCTGTGGATGAATAA
- a CDS encoding translin family protein, with the protein MDTITGILIGNFEEKDAAREKGLALSRKLVRACRTTTIAIHRKDRDTVEKNLLTAHNYLREMNETLGKYPEIYYKGPVGQAQQEYAECIITYSLLCENKTLEELPTPQHMEVEDSAYLNGLAEAGGELRRHVLDLIREDKPAEGEKYLQIMDNIYSLLIMFDYPDVITANLRRHTDVLRSLNEKTRGDLTHALQQYKFQKLMTSSQEIKQI; encoded by the coding sequence ATGGATACTATTACCGGCATCCTTATTGGAAATTTTGAAGAAAAGGATGCTGCACGGGAAAAGGGTCTGGCCCTGTCACGTAAACTTGTAAGAGCGTGCCGCACAACTACTATCGCCATTCATCGCAAAGACAGGGATACTGTCGAAAAGAATCTCCTGACTGCTCATAATTATCTCCGGGAAATGAATGAAACCCTGGGAAAATACCCTGAAATCTATTACAAAGGACCTGTGGGCCAGGCACAGCAGGAATATGCGGAATGTATTATCACCTATTCTTTACTATGTGAAAATAAGACACTCGAAGAATTGCCAACTCCTCAACATATGGAAGTCGAAGATTCAGCCTACCTTAATGGCCTGGCAGAGGCAGGTGGCGAATTGAGAAGGCATGTACTTGATCTGATAAGAGAAGACAAGCCTGCAGAGGGGGAAAAATATTTACAGATAATGGATAACATTTATTCACTTTTGATCATGTTTGATTACCCCGATGTAATTACCGCAAATCTCAGGCGGCACACGGATGTACTCAGATCCCTGAATGAAAAAACCAGGGGAGATCTGACACATGCATTACAGCAATATAAATTCCAGAAATTAATGACAAGTTCGCAGGAAATAAAGCAAATTTAA
- the sepS gene encoding O-phosphoserine--tRNA ligase: MKFNPDKIREDASEDFDRAWKDSAKYVKKPLFNERYPITSINYGKPHPVYDTIAKLREAYLRMGFEEMMNPIIVDEQEVHKQFGNEALAVLDRCFYLAGLPRPNAGISDERISKIKEMLGDLSTEDIDMIRKVLHSYKKGEIEGDDLVPEMAAKLDVSDSLIVEVIDQVFPEFKELTPKAGKRTLRSHMTSGWFISLSEILKRREPPFNLFSIDRCFRREQQEDAARLMTYYSASCVIMDEDVTVDHGKAVAQALLSQFGFEKFQFRPDEKRSKYYSPDTQIEVFAYHPKLVDSNTKYSDGWVEIATFGIYSPIPLSKYDIPYPVMNLGLGVERLAMIIHEATDLRGMSYPQMELYSEWEMSDSELARHVEIDMIPETSQGREIFEAVVKQCEAHASKPSPCEFPAWEGEIEGHNVKVSVIEPEEDTKLCGPAAFNEIVIYNNDILGLPNNKKWKKAFSNHSARTGVRFIEALAAKAASEVEDAVAKGDTEIQTRARIIKTPAEINIKLSPIAQRYVTGKNKKIDIRGPVFTTIKTEIS; the protein is encoded by the coding sequence ATGAAATTCAATCCTGATAAAATAAGAGAAGATGCCAGCGAAGATTTTGACAGGGCCTGGAAAGATAGCGCAAAATATGTAAAAAAGCCCCTGTTCAATGAACGCTACCCCATAACATCAATCAACTATGGTAAACCTCATCCTGTTTATGATACTATTGCAAAACTAAGGGAAGCCTATCTTCGCATGGGTTTTGAGGAAATGATGAATCCCATCATTGTTGATGAACAGGAAGTGCACAAACAATTCGGAAATGAAGCGCTGGCCGTACTTGACAGATGTTTCTACCTGGCAGGACTTCCCCGACCAAATGCCGGTATATCCGATGAGCGCATATCTAAAATAAAAGAAATGCTGGGAGACCTTTCCACAGAAGACATTGATATGATACGGAAGGTCCTGCACTCCTATAAGAAAGGGGAGATTGAAGGAGATGATCTTGTCCCTGAAATGGCCGCAAAACTGGACGTGTCAGATTCCCTCATAGTCGAAGTCATAGATCAGGTGTTCCCGGAATTTAAAGAATTAACACCCAAAGCAGGCAAACGCACCCTGCGCAGCCATATGACCTCCGGCTGGTTCATCAGCCTCTCAGAGATTCTAAAGCGCCGTGAACCACCATTCAATTTGTTCTCCATCGACAGGTGTTTCCGCCGGGAACAACAGGAAGATGCGGCCAGGCTTATGACCTATTATTCAGCATCCTGTGTAATCATGGACGAGGATGTGACCGTAGATCACGGAAAAGCTGTTGCCCAGGCCCTGTTGTCACAGTTTGGTTTTGAGAAATTCCAGTTCAGGCCCGATGAAAAACGCAGTAAATATTACAGTCCAGATACCCAGATCGAGGTATTTGCATACCACCCAAAACTTGTAGATTCCAATACCAAATATTCGGATGGATGGGTAGAAATTGCTACTTTTGGAATATATTCCCCGATACCTCTTTCAAAATATGATATTCCCTATCCAGTGATGAATCTGGGCCTTGGAGTTGAAAGGCTTGCCATGATCATCCATGAGGCCACTGATCTGCGGGGCATGAGCTATCCACAGATGGAATTGTACTCTGAATGGGAGATGTCCGACAGCGAACTTGCCAGACATGTCGAAATTGACATGATACCCGAAACATCCCAGGGCAGGGAAATATTCGAAGCCGTTGTTAAGCAGTGTGAGGCCCATGCATCCAAACCCAGCCCCTGCGAGTTCCCTGCATGGGAAGGAGAAATTGAAGGGCACAATGTAAAGGTTTCAGTCATTGAACCAGAAGAAGACACTAAACTCTGTGGCCCGGCTGCTTTTAATGAAATTGTGATTTACAATAATGATATCCTGGGATTGCCAAATAATAAAAAATGGAAAAAAGCATTTTCCAACCATTCAGCAAGGACAGGTGTCAGGTTTATCGAAGCACTGGCAGCAAAGGCAGCAAGCGAGGTCGAAGATGCTGTTGCAAAAGGCGATACTGAAATCCAGACACGTGCACGAATAATAAAGACACCTGCAGAAATCAACATTAAACTCTCCCCCATTGCCCAGCGTTACGTGACCGGAAAAAACAAGAAAATAGACATACGGGGACCTGTGTTTACCACGATAAAAACAGAAATTTCATGA